One Symphalangus syndactylus isolate Jambi chromosome 20, NHGRI_mSymSyn1-v2.1_pri, whole genome shotgun sequence DNA segment encodes these proteins:
- the HEATR9 gene encoding protein HEATR9 isoform X3, whose amino-acid sequence MACEKSTDIFDVSRSMFLYPWLEYPDRTKELRKAMAPVHLPLSCYQMPKEEFPPSPECWRQHPSKPNSVPYCYFKKPEISTHWHDLYDQREEREAEKMLRKMRDDCRYIKEELTKSLESPREDEQFYAAQALGCLRISDKFVMEALQQVAQTGPEKVKYEAYRTLAILGCLNKHVIQALIKQLKEKNEGKRMETLMGLRMALNSWAAVSKDKRTQVGDEGKLVPVLQTLIKKSSSEASLEAALCLGFLRPCSNMVQEFLLQCLCQGLKTQRMKALRMLVKVMHVHSAPVIRAILDQLCSSSVLEDRFEATQMLKTIGLEQIQAQGLEELTFNLLRRKTHNEPFLAVRQAVAQTVEELKLKPMMMNLVEAQLMNPDATARQEAVISLGVLGIRSPQVFHLLLDLLDAENHQAVKKSLQETLILCASIDPWIQNKLKNKVLFVYEAPKTNVKAEPTRFQKEPENPEELTIQDFQLAKLNPLFIAKSITKVGQKKTPVFPPCCSKPRKHRPQAIGPWQPRIKKQLRVLAEIAK is encoded by the exons ATGGCCTGTGAAAAATCAACTGATATCTTTGATGTCTCCAGGTCAATGTTCCTGTATCCATGGCTGGAATATCCAGACAGGACCAAAG AACTCAGAAAAGCCATGGCTCCTGTTCATCTGCCCTTGTCCTGCTACCAG ATGCCAAAGGAAGAGTTTCCCCCAAGTCCAGAGTGCTGGAGGCAGCATCCAAGCAAGCCAAACTCAGTCCCGTACTGCTACTTCAAGAAACCTGAGATCTCTACGCACTGGCACGACCTGTATGATCAGCGAGAGGAACGGGAGGCTGAGAAGATGTTGAGGAAAATGAGAGATGACTGTAG GTACATCAAAGAG GAACTCACAAAAAGCCTGGAATCTCCCAGAGAGGATGAGCAGTTCTATGCAGCACAG GCTCTGGGATGCTTACGCATCAGTGACAAGTTTGTCATGGAGGCACTACAGCAGGTG GCCCAAACTGGTCCAGAGAAAGTGAAGTACGAGGCCTACCGAACCCTGGCCATCCTGG GTTGCCTGAATAAGCATGTGATCCAGGCTCTCATCAAACAGCTGAAGGAGAAAAATGAGGGTAAAAGGATGGAGACTTTGATGGGGCTACGAATGGCTCTTAACTCCTGGGCTGCTGTCTCTAAAGACAAG AGGACTCAAGTCGGGGATGAGGGCAAGCTGGTGCCTGTACTACAGACACTGATCAAGAAGTCGTCCAGTGAAGCATCTCTGGAGGCAGCCCTGTGCCtgggtttcctgaggccttgcaGCAACATGGTCCAAGAGTTCTTGTTGCAGTGCCTGTGCCAAGGACTCAAGACCCAGCGGATGAAG GCCCTTAGGATGCTGGTCAAGGTGATGCACGTGCACTCAGCCCCAGTCATCAGGGCCATCCTAGACCAGCTGTGTTCTTCCAGTGTCCTTGAG GACCGCTTTGAAGCCACCCAAATGCTCAAGACCATTGGGCTGGAACAGATCCAGGCACAGGGGCTAGAGGAACTCACATTTAACCTGCTGAGAAGGAAGACGCATAATGAACCCTTCCTT GCTGTGAGGCAGGCTGTGGCTCAAACTGTGGAAGAGCTCAAGTTGAAGCCTATGATGATGAACTTGGTGGAGGC ACAACTGATGAACCCagatgccactgcacgccaggaAGCAGTCATCTCTTTG GGTGTCCTGGGGATCCGCAGCCCACAAGTGTTCCACTTGCTCCTGGACTTACTAGATGCAGAAAACCACCAGGCTGTGAAGAAGAGT CTACAAGAAACATTAATCCTTTGCGCCTCAATTGATCCCTGGATCCAAAACAAGCTGAAAAACAAGGTTCTCTTTGTATATGAGGCACCTAAGACCAATGTGAAGGCAGAGCCCACAAGGTTCCAGAAAGAGCCTGAGAACCCAGAAGAGTTAACTATTCAAGACTTTCAACTTGCAAAGCTGAACCCCTTGTTTATTGCAAAGTCCATCACCAAAGTAGGCCAAAAGAAAACGCCTGTTTTCCCACCATGCTGCTCGAAACCACGAAAACATAGGCCACAGGCCATAGGGCCCTGGCAGCCAAGGATCAAGAAACAGCTCCGGGTCCTTGCTGAAATTGCCAAATAA
- the HEATR9 gene encoding protein HEATR9 isoform X1 produces MACEKSTDIFDVSRSMFLYPWLEYPDRTKELRKAMAPVHLPLSCYQMPKEEFPPSPECWRQHPSKPNSVPYCYFKKPEISTHWHDLYDQREEREAEKMLRKMRDDCRYIKEVHQTHIKMFHLPMSKLTIKSEMRSRPLESTQDPLKWQRLRELTKSLESPREDEQFYAAQALGCLRISDKFVMEALQQVAQTGPEKVKYEAYRTLAILGCLNKHVIQALIKQLKEKNEGKRMETLMGLRMALNSWAAVSKDKRTQVGDEGKLVPVLQTLIKKSSSEASLEAALCLGFLRPCSNMVQEFLLQCLCQGLKTQRMKALRMLVKVMHVHSAPVIRAILDQLCSSSVLEDRFEATQMLKTIGLEQIQAQGLEELTFNLLRRKTHNEPFLAVRQAVAQTVEELKLKPMMMNLVEAQLMNPDATARQEAVISLGVLGIRSPQVFHLLLDLLDAENHQAVKKSLQETLILCASIDPWIQNKLKNKVLFVYEAPKTNVKAEPTRFQKEPENPEELTIQDFQLAKLNPLFIAKSITKVGQKKTPVFPPCCSKPRKHRPQAIGPWQPRIKKQLRVLAEIAK; encoded by the exons ATGGCCTGTGAAAAATCAACTGATATCTTTGATGTCTCCAGGTCAATGTTCCTGTATCCATGGCTGGAATATCCAGACAGGACCAAAG AACTCAGAAAAGCCATGGCTCCTGTTCATCTGCCCTTGTCCTGCTACCAG ATGCCAAAGGAAGAGTTTCCCCCAAGTCCAGAGTGCTGGAGGCAGCATCCAAGCAAGCCAAACTCAGTCCCGTACTGCTACTTCAAGAAACCTGAGATCTCTACGCACTGGCACGACCTGTATGATCAGCGAGAGGAACGGGAGGCTGAGAAGATGTTGAGGAAAATGAGAGATGACTGTAG GTACATCAAAGAGGTACATCAAACCCACATCAAAATGTTCCATCTCCCAATGAGCAAGCTCACTATAAAATCTGAGATGCGATCCAGGCCCTTAGAGTCTACCCAGGACCCCCTGAAGTGGCAAAGATTAAGG GAACTCACAAAAAGCCTGGAATCTCCCAGAGAGGATGAGCAGTTCTATGCAGCACAG GCTCTGGGATGCTTACGCATCAGTGACAAGTTTGTCATGGAGGCACTACAGCAGGTG GCCCAAACTGGTCCAGAGAAAGTGAAGTACGAGGCCTACCGAACCCTGGCCATCCTGG GTTGCCTGAATAAGCATGTGATCCAGGCTCTCATCAAACAGCTGAAGGAGAAAAATGAGGGTAAAAGGATGGAGACTTTGATGGGGCTACGAATGGCTCTTAACTCCTGGGCTGCTGTCTCTAAAGACAAG AGGACTCAAGTCGGGGATGAGGGCAAGCTGGTGCCTGTACTACAGACACTGATCAAGAAGTCGTCCAGTGAAGCATCTCTGGAGGCAGCCCTGTGCCtgggtttcctgaggccttgcaGCAACATGGTCCAAGAGTTCTTGTTGCAGTGCCTGTGCCAAGGACTCAAGACCCAGCGGATGAAG GCCCTTAGGATGCTGGTCAAGGTGATGCACGTGCACTCAGCCCCAGTCATCAGGGCCATCCTAGACCAGCTGTGTTCTTCCAGTGTCCTTGAG GACCGCTTTGAAGCCACCCAAATGCTCAAGACCATTGGGCTGGAACAGATCCAGGCACAGGGGCTAGAGGAACTCACATTTAACCTGCTGAGAAGGAAGACGCATAATGAACCCTTCCTT GCTGTGAGGCAGGCTGTGGCTCAAACTGTGGAAGAGCTCAAGTTGAAGCCTATGATGATGAACTTGGTGGAGGC ACAACTGATGAACCCagatgccactgcacgccaggaAGCAGTCATCTCTTTG GGTGTCCTGGGGATCCGCAGCCCACAAGTGTTCCACTTGCTCCTGGACTTACTAGATGCAGAAAACCACCAGGCTGTGAAGAAGAGT CTACAAGAAACATTAATCCTTTGCGCCTCAATTGATCCCTGGATCCAAAACAAGCTGAAAAACAAGGTTCTCTTTGTATATGAGGCACCTAAGACCAATGTGAAGGCAGAGCCCACAAGGTTCCAGAAAGAGCCTGAGAACCCAGAAGAGTTAACTATTCAAGACTTTCAACTTGCAAAGCTGAACCCCTTGTTTATTGCAAAGTCCATCACCAAAGTAGGCCAAAAGAAAACGCCTGTTTTCCCACCATGCTGCTCGAAACCACGAAAACATAGGCCACAGGCCATAGGGCCCTGGCAGCCAAGGATCAAGAAACAGCTCCGGGTCCTTGCTGAAATTGCCAAATAA
- the HEATR9 gene encoding protein HEATR9 isoform X2 — MAPVHLPLSCYQMPKEEFPPSPECWRQHPSKPNSVPYCYFKKPEISTHWHDLYDQREEREAEKMLRKMRDDCRYIKEVHQTHIKMFHLPMSKLTIKSEMRSRPLESTQDPLKWQRLRELTKSLESPREDEQFYAAQALGCLRISDKFVMEALQQVAQTGPEKVKYEAYRTLAILGCLNKHVIQALIKQLKEKNEGKRMETLMGLRMALNSWAAVSKDKRTQVGDEGKLVPVLQTLIKKSSSEASLEAALCLGFLRPCSNMVQEFLLQCLCQGLKTQRMKALRMLVKVMHVHSAPVIRAILDQLCSSSVLEDRFEATQMLKTIGLEQIQAQGLEELTFNLLRRKTHNEPFLAVRQAVAQTVEELKLKPMMMNLVEAQLMNPDATARQEAVISLGVLGIRSPQVFHLLLDLLDAENHQAVKKSLQETLILCASIDPWIQNKLKNKVLFVYEAPKTNVKAEPTRFQKEPENPEELTIQDFQLAKLNPLFIAKSITKVGQKKTPVFPPCCSKPRKHRPQAIGPWQPRIKKQLRVLAEIAK; from the exons ATGGCTCCTGTTCATCTGCCCTTGTCCTGCTACCAG ATGCCAAAGGAAGAGTTTCCCCCAAGTCCAGAGTGCTGGAGGCAGCATCCAAGCAAGCCAAACTCAGTCCCGTACTGCTACTTCAAGAAACCTGAGATCTCTACGCACTGGCACGACCTGTATGATCAGCGAGAGGAACGGGAGGCTGAGAAGATGTTGAGGAAAATGAGAGATGACTGTAG GTACATCAAAGAGGTACATCAAACCCACATCAAAATGTTCCATCTCCCAATGAGCAAGCTCACTATAAAATCTGAGATGCGATCCAGGCCCTTAGAGTCTACCCAGGACCCCCTGAAGTGGCAAAGATTAAGG GAACTCACAAAAAGCCTGGAATCTCCCAGAGAGGATGAGCAGTTCTATGCAGCACAG GCTCTGGGATGCTTACGCATCAGTGACAAGTTTGTCATGGAGGCACTACAGCAGGTG GCCCAAACTGGTCCAGAGAAAGTGAAGTACGAGGCCTACCGAACCCTGGCCATCCTGG GTTGCCTGAATAAGCATGTGATCCAGGCTCTCATCAAACAGCTGAAGGAGAAAAATGAGGGTAAAAGGATGGAGACTTTGATGGGGCTACGAATGGCTCTTAACTCCTGGGCTGCTGTCTCTAAAGACAAG AGGACTCAAGTCGGGGATGAGGGCAAGCTGGTGCCTGTACTACAGACACTGATCAAGAAGTCGTCCAGTGAAGCATCTCTGGAGGCAGCCCTGTGCCtgggtttcctgaggccttgcaGCAACATGGTCCAAGAGTTCTTGTTGCAGTGCCTGTGCCAAGGACTCAAGACCCAGCGGATGAAG GCCCTTAGGATGCTGGTCAAGGTGATGCACGTGCACTCAGCCCCAGTCATCAGGGCCATCCTAGACCAGCTGTGTTCTTCCAGTGTCCTTGAG GACCGCTTTGAAGCCACCCAAATGCTCAAGACCATTGGGCTGGAACAGATCCAGGCACAGGGGCTAGAGGAACTCACATTTAACCTGCTGAGAAGGAAGACGCATAATGAACCCTTCCTT GCTGTGAGGCAGGCTGTGGCTCAAACTGTGGAAGAGCTCAAGTTGAAGCCTATGATGATGAACTTGGTGGAGGC ACAACTGATGAACCCagatgccactgcacgccaggaAGCAGTCATCTCTTTG GGTGTCCTGGGGATCCGCAGCCCACAAGTGTTCCACTTGCTCCTGGACTTACTAGATGCAGAAAACCACCAGGCTGTGAAGAAGAGT CTACAAGAAACATTAATCCTTTGCGCCTCAATTGATCCCTGGATCCAAAACAAGCTGAAAAACAAGGTTCTCTTTGTATATGAGGCACCTAAGACCAATGTGAAGGCAGAGCCCACAAGGTTCCAGAAAGAGCCTGAGAACCCAGAAGAGTTAACTATTCAAGACTTTCAACTTGCAAAGCTGAACCCCTTGTTTATTGCAAAGTCCATCACCAAAGTAGGCCAAAAGAAAACGCCTGTTTTCCCACCATGCTGCTCGAAACCACGAAAACATAGGCCACAGGCCATAGGGCCCTGGCAGCCAAGGATCAAGAAACAGCTCCGGGTCCTTGCTGAAATTGCCAAATAA
- the HEATR9 gene encoding protein HEATR9 isoform X4, which produces MACEKSTDIFDVSRSMFLYPWLEYPDRTKELRKAMAPVHLPLSCYQMPKEEFPPSPECWRQHPSKPNSVPYCYFKKPEISTHWHDLYDQREEREAEKMLRKMRDDCRYIKEVHQTHIKMFHLPMSKLTIKSEMRSRPLESTQDPLKWQRLRELTKSLESPREDEQFYAAQALGCLRISDKFVMEALQQVAQTGPEKVKYEAYRTLAILGCLNKHVIQALIKQLKEKNEGKRMETLMGLRMALNSWAAVSKDKRTQVGDEGKLVPVLQTLIKKSSSEASLEAALCLGFLRPCSNMVQEFLLQCLCQGLKTQRMKALRMLVKVMHVHSAPVIRAILDQLCSSSVLEDRFEATQMLKTIGLEQIQAQGLEELTFNLLRRKTHNEPFLAVRQAVAQTVEELKLKPMMMNLVEAQLMNPDATARQEAVISLSLTKGLEWETV; this is translated from the exons ATGGCCTGTGAAAAATCAACTGATATCTTTGATGTCTCCAGGTCAATGTTCCTGTATCCATGGCTGGAATATCCAGACAGGACCAAAG AACTCAGAAAAGCCATGGCTCCTGTTCATCTGCCCTTGTCCTGCTACCAG ATGCCAAAGGAAGAGTTTCCCCCAAGTCCAGAGTGCTGGAGGCAGCATCCAAGCAAGCCAAACTCAGTCCCGTACTGCTACTTCAAGAAACCTGAGATCTCTACGCACTGGCACGACCTGTATGATCAGCGAGAGGAACGGGAGGCTGAGAAGATGTTGAGGAAAATGAGAGATGACTGTAG GTACATCAAAGAGGTACATCAAACCCACATCAAAATGTTCCATCTCCCAATGAGCAAGCTCACTATAAAATCTGAGATGCGATCCAGGCCCTTAGAGTCTACCCAGGACCCCCTGAAGTGGCAAAGATTAAGG GAACTCACAAAAAGCCTGGAATCTCCCAGAGAGGATGAGCAGTTCTATGCAGCACAG GCTCTGGGATGCTTACGCATCAGTGACAAGTTTGTCATGGAGGCACTACAGCAGGTG GCCCAAACTGGTCCAGAGAAAGTGAAGTACGAGGCCTACCGAACCCTGGCCATCCTGG GTTGCCTGAATAAGCATGTGATCCAGGCTCTCATCAAACAGCTGAAGGAGAAAAATGAGGGTAAAAGGATGGAGACTTTGATGGGGCTACGAATGGCTCTTAACTCCTGGGCTGCTGTCTCTAAAGACAAG AGGACTCAAGTCGGGGATGAGGGCAAGCTGGTGCCTGTACTACAGACACTGATCAAGAAGTCGTCCAGTGAAGCATCTCTGGAGGCAGCCCTGTGCCtgggtttcctgaggccttgcaGCAACATGGTCCAAGAGTTCTTGTTGCAGTGCCTGTGCCAAGGACTCAAGACCCAGCGGATGAAG GCCCTTAGGATGCTGGTCAAGGTGATGCACGTGCACTCAGCCCCAGTCATCAGGGCCATCCTAGACCAGCTGTGTTCTTCCAGTGTCCTTGAG GACCGCTTTGAAGCCACCCAAATGCTCAAGACCATTGGGCTGGAACAGATCCAGGCACAGGGGCTAGAGGAACTCACATTTAACCTGCTGAGAAGGAAGACGCATAATGAACCCTTCCTT GCTGTGAGGCAGGCTGTGGCTCAAACTGTGGAAGAGCTCAAGTTGAAGCCTATGATGATGAACTTGGTGGAGGC ACAACTGATGAACCCagatgccactgcacgccaggaAGCAGTCATCTCTTTG AGTCTCACAAAGGGGCTAGAATGGGAAACAGTATAA